A genomic window from Pagrus major chromosome 23, Pma_NU_1.0 includes:
- the LOC141019842 gene encoding protein VCF1 — protein sequence MLTENRKRQRSGGDEESGHLVPQAKRQSRGHPLSPQPGRDAWDSESSNSESSSSISSPEHAAGSCTSQCVVGPCSPLSVSEASEPAGVINPVTYLQINRILKQAHFQSLQSRSHLRDT from the exons ATGTTGACTGAAAACAG GAAGCGGCAGCGCAGTGGTGGTGATGAGGAGAGCGGCCACCTGGTGCCACAAGCCAAAAGACAGAGCAGAGGTCACCCTCTGTCTCCTCAGCCAGGGAGGGATGCCTGGGACTCTGAG TCATCCAACAgcgagagcagcagcagcatcagtagTCCAGAACATGCCGCTGGGAGCTGCACCAGTCAGTGTGTCGTGGGCCCCTGCAGTCCCCTCAGCGTCAGCGAGGCCTCAGAACCGGCCGGCGTTATAAACCCGGTGACCTACCTGCAGATCAACCGCATCCTGAAGCAAGCCCACTTCCAGAGCCTGCAGAGCCGAAGCCACCTCAGAGACACATGA